Below is a genomic region from bacterium BMS3Abin14.
GGTGAAACTGGACACCTGTTCCGCTTGAAACTGTCCACTGAATCCAGGGCAAACTGTCCAGTAGTCGGAGCGTAGCGACGCCGGTGTTTTCTTTTTACCCTAAGTGTTCAGTTTGGTGCAACAGATTTGCTTGTTTTCTCATGGATTCTCCTTTCAGATTGATTTTGTGAGCGTTGTGAATGATCCGGTCGAGGATGGCATCGGCGATGGTGGGGTCCCCTATAGCCTCATGCCATGCCTCGATGGGCAACTGGCTTGTGACGATGG
It encodes:
- a CDS encoding transposase, which gives rise to MMTWAKTNLIILDDLGMAPMNTGQRHDLLELMEDRYGQKSTIVTSQLPIEAWHEAIGDPTIADAILDRIIHNAHKINLKGESMRKQANLLHQTEHLG